The Pygocentrus nattereri isolate fPygNat1 chromosome 4, fPygNat1.pri, whole genome shotgun sequence genome includes a window with the following:
- the LOC108410757 gene encoding leukocyte elastase inhibitor: protein MDSLTKANGTFALDLYRVLSDSNPGGNIFFSPLSISAALSMVYLGARGTTAKEMAKVMSFSSLPDVHIHFKNLSSVINSPKASYILRLANRLYGEKNFKFLPEFVKSTRQLYQADLQAVDFIGASDESRKLINQWVEEQTESKIKDLLKPGMVTAMTRLALVNAIYFKGNWLQKFNAEDTKEVPFKINQNERKPVQMMFQMHKFPFAYIPEYKLQVLELPYVQEELSMLVLLPQEAEDGSDPLQKLESELTLDKLREWTNRENMDTGTDIIVHLPRFKLDEESSLEGVLTKMGMSSLFQAAAADLTGMSSDGGLYLSAVAHKAFVEVNEEGTEAAAATAGIAAFCMLREEFFIADHPFLFFIRHNPTNSILFLGRFRGPQ, encoded by the exons ATGGATAGTCTGACCAAGGCTAATGGCACCTTCGCCCTGGACCTGTATCGGGTGTTGAGTGACAGTAACCCAGGAGGGAACATCTTCTTTTCACCACTGAGCATCAGTGCAGCGCTCAGTATGGTCTACTTAGGAGCAAGAGGGACCACTGCTAAAGAAATGGCCAAA GTCATGTCCTTCAGTTCACTCCCTGATGTTCACATTCATTTCAAGAACCTCAGCTCTGTAataaacagccccaaagcctcCTACATCCTCAGGCTGGCCAACAGGCTCTATGGAGAGAAGAATTTCAAATTCTTACCT GAGTTTGTGAAGTCTACTCGGCAGCTGTACCAAGCTGACCTGCAGGCAGTAGACTTCATTGGAGCATCAGATGAGTCACGGAAGCTCATCAACCAGTGGGTAGAagagcagacagaga gTAAAATCAAGGATCTTCTGAAGCCAGGCATGGTCACTGCAATGACTCGACTTGCCCTAGTCAATGCTATCTATTTCAAAGGCAACTGGCTGCAGAAATTTAATGCTGAAGATACCAAAGAGGTGCCCTTTAAGATAAATCAG AATGAGAGGAAACCGGTGCAGATGATGTTCCAGATGCACAAGTTCCCCTTCGCGTACATCCCTGAGTACAAACTGCAGGTGCTGGAGTTGCCATATGTGCAGGAAGAGCTCAGTATGCTGGTGCTTCTCCCACAGGAGGCTGAGGATGGCTCTGACCCACTCCAGAAG CTGGAGAGTGAGCTGACATTGGACAAGCTCCGTGAGTGGACCAACAGAGAAAACATGGATACAGGAACAGACATCATCGTCCATCTGCCAAGATTTAAACTGGACGAGGAGAGCTCTCTGGAGGGGGTCTTGACCAAGATGGGCATGAGCTCTTTGTTCCAGGCAGCTGCTGCAGATCTGACAGGGATGAGCAGTGACGGGGGCCTGTATTTGTCAGCAGTGGCCCACAAAGCCTTTGTGGAGGTGAATGAGGAAGGTACAGAGGCTGCAGCAGCCACAGCTGGCATCGCTGCTTTCTGCATGTTGCGAGAGGAATTCTTCATCGCAGACCACCCCTTCCTGTTTTTCATCAGACACAACCCCACTAACAGCATCCTCTTTCTTGGTAGATTCAGAGGCCCACAATAA
- the LOC108444502 gene encoding E3 ubiquitin-protein ligase KEG-like, with protein MERERPVIINSRSRCYKVTRVCLGLMYVLLLPAITAMHVTLESDQSQANANKMMKEDQLEHLKTSYEKLKTERDQLQASYNNLATERDQLQDKVKEITKEKDKLEAHFILTRILLDRLQKEKDGLQKSFTDPGNFKVGDRVRVKASVTTPKYKWGSASHSSVGVVTEVGDETMMVDFPEHKSWKAAISEMELAPSRDSGCIRVGDRVKVKASVSSPKHGWGDVTSKSVGVVTALDGESLTIEFPEHKSWKGLVSEMELASSADSGYFRVGDQVRVKASVNTPKYEWGDASHKSVGVITAINGEKMTVDFPEHKSWNGLVSEMELAPSADQGYFRIGDRVRVKPSVNTPKYEWGRASHKSVGVVKAINGESMTVDFPEHESWKAAVSEMELAPSADLGQFRVGDRVRVKASVSSPKHEWGGVSHSSVGVVKALDGERMTVDFPEQKSWTAAASEMELAPKAEIFRVGDRVRVKASVSTPKYKWGGASHNSVGVVSEIDGESLTVHFPEHASWKGIVSEMELLPSAYSEFCNFKPGDKVRVKASVEKPKYQWGSVSHKSVGTIKALKMVVDFPEHSDWSADASDMELAP; from the exons ATGGAACGTGAGAGGCCAG TAATCATCAATTCACGGAGCAGATGCTACAAAGTGACCAGAGTGTGTCTGGGCCTGATGTATGTTCTCCTGCTGCCTGCCATCACAGCGATGCATGTTACATTGGAGAGTGATCAGTCGCAGGCCAATGCCAACAAGATGATGAAGGAAGACCAGTTAGAGCACTTAAAGACCAGTTATGAGAAactgaagacagagagagaccagttacaagCCAGTTACAATAACCTTgcaacagagagagatcagTTACAGGACAAAGTGAAGGAAATAactaaagaaaaagacaaactgGAGGCCCATTTCATCCTCACGAGAATCCTATTGGACCGGCTACAGAAGGAGAAAGATGGACTTCAGAAGAGCTTCACTGATCCTG GAAATTTCAAGGTTGGAGACCGGGTCAGGGTGAAAGCCTCTGTTACTACTCCAAAATACAAGTGGGGAAGTGCATCTCACAGCAGTGTTGGTGTGGTTACAG AGGTTGGTGACGAAACTATGATGGTGGATTTTCCTGAGCATAAATCTTGGAAGGCTGCAATTTCTGAAATGGAACTGGCTCCCAGTAGGGATTCAG GATGCATCAGGGTTGGAGACCGGGTAAAGGTGAAAGCCTCTGTAAGTTCTCCAAAACATGGATGGGGAGATGTCACTAGCAAGAGTGTTGGTGTGGTTACAG CTCTGGATGGTGAAAGTTTGACCATTGAATTTCCTGAGCATAAATCTTGGAAAGGTCTAGTTTCTGAAATGGAACTGGCTTCCAGTGCTGACTCAG GATACTTCAGGGTTGGAGACCAGGTCAGGGTGAAAGCCTCTGTTAATACTCCAAAATATGAGTGGGGAGATGCCTCTCACAAGAGTGTTGGTGTGATTACAG CTATTAATGGTGAAAAAATGACTGTAGATTTTCCTGAGCATAAATCCTGGAATGGTTTAGTATCTGAAATGGAACTGGCTCCCAGTGCTGACCAAG GATACTTCAGGATTGGAGACCGGGTCAGGGTGAAACCCTCTGTTAATACTCCAAAATATGAGTGGGGACGTGCTTCTCACAAGAGTGTTGGTGTGGTGAAAG CTATTAATGGTGAAAGTATGACTGTAGATTTTCCTGAGCATGAATCTTGGAAGGCTGCAGTCTCTGAAATGGAACTGGCTCCCAGTGCTGACTTAG GACAATTCAGGGTAGGAGACCGGGTCAGGGTGAAAGCCTCTGTTAGCTCTCCAAAGCATGAATGGGGAGGTGTATCTCACTCAAGTGTTGGTGTGGTTAAAG CCCTTGATGGTGAAAGAATGACTGTGGATTTTCCTGAACAAAAATCTTGGACAGCTGCAGCTTCTGAAATGGAACTGGCTCCCAAAGCTG AAATATTCAGAGTTGGTGACCGGGTTAGGGTGAAAGCCTCTGTTAGTACTCCAAAATACAAGTGGGGAGGTGCCTCTCACAACAGTGTTGGTGTGGTTTCAG agATTGATGGTGAAAGTTTGACTGTACATTTTCCTGAGCATGCATCTTGGAAAGGTATAGTTTCTGAAATGGAGCTGCTTCCCAGTGCATACTCAG AATTCTGTAATTTCAAGCCTGGAGATAAGGTACGAGTGAAAGCCTCAGTAGAAAAACCAAAATACCAATGGGGATCTGTCAGTCATAAGAGTGTGGGCACGATCAAAG CTCTGAAAATGGTGGTGGACTTTCCTGAGCATTCTGATTGGAGTGCAGATGCCTCAGACATGGAACTGGCTccataa